In Daphnia magna isolate NIES linkage group LG6, ASM2063170v1.1, whole genome shotgun sequence, the following are encoded in one genomic region:
- the LOC116925178 gene encoding sec1 family domain-containing protein 1 has protein sequence MGSSIRERQINLLKQMINFNQPITKSTIMEPSWKILVYDKYGQDIISPILSVKELQELGVTLHVQLHSPRDAVPDVPAIYFCLPTEENLGRISQDLQNQLYESYYFNFISSISRQRLEDLASAAINAQSVAQILKVCDQYLNFISLEDDLFILRNQNSDMISYYSMNKGEITDTEMNNILDGIVDSLFSLFATLGTVPVIRSPKGNAAEMVAEKLDKKLRESLRDTRSGLFTSDLTQSFGFQRPLLVLLDRNLDMATPLHHTWTYQALVHDVLDFTLNRVVVQEAENDTNHQQDGHRHSHPHKAKIKTCDLNPSDKFWVSYRGSPFPTVAESIQEELEDYKASEGEVKRLKESMGLDPDGEAAMSLISNTTAKLTSAVSSLPQLLERKRLLDMHTTIATAILEQIKQRKLDLLLEVEEKVMSKNALDRSVLDIISDPECGTPDDKLRLFLVYFICSPNMTESETDQYAAALQAAGCNLAALRYLKRWKSCSKIVSGSSQYSGGGTRTVNMFTKLMSQGSNFVMEGVKNLVVKKHNLPVTRIVDNLMELKPSPETDEYRYFDPKLLKPGEGVSPAPIKSRAQFQDAIVFMVGGGTYAEYQNLVDYAKSKTVGGNAKKIVYGCSTLNNGNQFLKQLAMLGEDIQ, from the exons ATGGGGTCTTCAATAAGAGAAAGGCAGATCA ATCTGTTAAAGCAAATGATCAACTTCAACCAGCCAATAACCAAATCCACTATCATGGAACCATCATGGAAAATACTGGTGTATGACAAGTATGGACAGGATATTATATCTCCTATTTTGTCAGTCAAGGAACTACAAGAATTAGGTGTCACACTCCATGTCCAACTTCATTCACCTCGAGATGCTGTTCCTGATGTACCTGCCATTTATTTCTGTCTACCAACTGAAGAAAACCTAGGGCGAATCAGCCAAGATCTACAAAATCAACTGTATGAATCATATTACTTCAACTTCATCTCATCCATATCTCGCCAAAGATTGGAAGACTTGGCTTCTGCTGCAATCAATGCCCAGAGTGTTGCccaaattttaaaagtttGTGATCAATACCTAAATTTCATCTCATTGGAAGATGATTTATTTATCCTGAGAAACCAGAATAGTGACATGATATCCTACTACT CTATGAACAAGGGAGAAATCACAGATACAGAAATGAACAATATTTTGGATGGAATTGTAGATAGTTTATTCTCCCTATTTGCGACGTTGG GTACTGTTCCAGTGATTCGAAGTCCTAAAGGAAATGCAGCAGAGATGGTAGCTGAAAAACTAGATAAAAAGCTGAGAGAGAGTTTAAGAGATACTCGAAGTGGGCTTTTTACCTCTGACTTGACACAGAGTTTTGG ATTTCAAAGGCCTTTACTGGTTCTTCTCGATCGCAACTTGGATATGGCTACACCTCTTCATCATACGTGGACTTATCAAGCCCTTGTCCATGATGTTTTGGACTTCACGTTAAATCGTGTAGTCGTACAGGAAGCAGAGAATGATACTAACCATCAGCAGGATGGCCATCGGCATTCTCATCCTCACAAAGCGAAAATAAAAACGTGTGATTTGAACCCATCAGACAAATTTTGGGTCTCTTACAGAGGTAGTCCTTTTCCGACTGTGGCCGAATCCATTCAAGAAGAACTGGAAGATTACAAAGCGTCAGAGGGTGAAGTGAAACGACTAAAAGAATCAATG GGATTAGATCCTGACGGAGAGGCCGCCATGAGTTTAATATCCAATACAACAGCGAAACTTACTTCAGCAGTGAGCTCTCTGCCCCAGCTTCTGGAGAGAAAGCGACTGCTAGATATGCATACCACCATAGCAACAG CTATCCTGGAGCAAATTAAGCAGCGGAAATTGGATCTATTGCTCGAAGTGGAGGAAAAGGTCATGAGCAAAAACGCCTTAGACCGATCGGTTTTGGACATTATAAGTGACCCTGAATGTGGAACTCCAGACGATAAACTTAGGCTCTTCCTAGTCTATTTCATTTGTTCACCAAACATGACTGAG TCCGAGACTGACCAGTATGCTGCCGCCCTTCAGGCTGCTGGATGCAATTTAGCAGCTTTGCGCtatttaaaacgttggaa GTCTTGCAGCAAGATAGTGTCTGGTTCAAGCCAATACTCAGGAGGCGGGACCAGAACAGTGAACATGTTTACCAAACTCATGTCTCAGGGCTCAAATTTTGTCATGGAGGGTGTTAAGAACCTAGTTGTCAAGAAACAT AATTTACCTGTAACACGAATTGTCGACAATTTAATGGAACTTAAGCCTTCACCAGAAACGGACGAGTATCGTTATTTCGATCCAAAGCTATTGAAACCTGGTGAAGGCGTTAGTCCTGCTCCTATTAAAAGCCGAGCCCAATTCCAAGATGCTATTGTATTTATGGTCGGCGGAGGAACCTACGCCGAATACCAAAATTTGGTCGACTATGCTAAA TCCAAAACGGTGGGTGGCAACGCCAAGAAAATTGTTTATGGATGTTCTACTCTTAACAACGGGAATCAATTTCTTAAGCAG TTGGCAATGTTGGGTGAAGATATCCAGTAA